The following are encoded in a window of Kitasatospora fiedleri genomic DNA:
- a CDS encoding GNAT family N-acetyltransferase produces MIRTATPADIPFVHAMIRELAEYERALPEAKATEEQLHDALFGEHPAVFGLIAESDDPEDAGEPVGFALWFRNFSTWRGTHGIYLEDLYVRPHKRGGGHGKALLTELARICVERGYQRLEWSVLDWNEPSIGFYKSLGAVPMDEWTVFRLTDGALAALGSGPR; encoded by the coding sequence ATGATCCGCACCGCGACCCCCGCCGACATCCCCTTCGTCCACGCCATGATCCGCGAGCTCGCCGAGTACGAGCGGGCGCTGCCCGAGGCGAAGGCCACCGAGGAGCAACTGCACGACGCGCTGTTCGGCGAGCACCCGGCGGTGTTCGGCCTGATCGCCGAGTCCGACGACCCGGAGGACGCGGGCGAGCCGGTCGGCTTCGCCCTCTGGTTCCGCAACTTCTCGACCTGGCGCGGCACCCACGGCATCTACCTGGAAGACCTGTACGTCCGCCCGCACAAGCGTGGCGGCGGCCACGGCAAGGCGCTGCTGACCGAGCTGGCCCGGATCTGCGTGGAGCGCGGCTACCAGCGCCTGGAGTGGTCGGTGCTGGACTGGAACGAGCCCTCGATCGGTTTCTACAAGTCGCTCGGCGCGGTGCCGATGGACGAGTGGACGGTCTTCCGGCTCACCGACGGCGCGCTCGCCGCGCTCGGCTCCGGCCCGCGCTGA
- a CDS encoding DUF1648 domain-containing protein — protein sequence MSEQRSAHRDGLRWPAVRPAVRPAVWTAGTAVLTAVLPLGAAGRLPERMATHWRSSTADGSLPFWAACLVPALIWAVLGALGLLGLSLLDRHRGDPLARLWLLVCLAAGGVLFPGVQATLVRANLDRADWHGAGLPLGWFLGTLAAALLTGAAAWLLGRHRLSARRVPPAPAGPVLELPDGERLVWLSRTANPWLRALAALCGLAAAAVLLGAGTGLLAARPGWTVFGVLALTALTVGACSSVRVRVSTAGLEVALGPLGLPTRRWPLAELESARVERRGAAQVGGWGYRLSGRGTTVMLRAGECLVVRVRATGHDFAVSVDDAERGAALLNALRARQSA from the coding sequence GTGAGCGAGCAGCGGAGCGCACACCGGGACGGCCTGCGGTGGCCCGCGGTCCGGCCTGCGGTCCGGCCGGCGGTCTGGACGGCGGGCACCGCGGTGCTGACCGCCGTCCTCCCGCTGGGCGCGGCCGGGCGGCTGCCGGAGCGGATGGCCACCCACTGGAGGAGCAGCACCGCGGACGGCTCGCTGCCGTTCTGGGCGGCCTGCCTGGTCCCGGCGCTGATCTGGGCGGTGCTGGGCGCGCTGGGCCTGCTGGGCCTGTCCCTGCTGGACCGGCACCGGGGCGACCCGCTCGCCCGGCTCTGGCTGCTGGTCTGCCTGGCGGCGGGCGGCGTGCTGTTCCCGGGCGTGCAGGCCACCCTGGTCCGGGCCAACCTCGACCGCGCCGACTGGCACGGGGCCGGGCTGCCGCTCGGCTGGTTCCTCGGCACCCTGGCGGCGGCGCTGCTGACCGGCGCGGCGGCGTGGTTGCTGGGCCGCCACCGGCTGTCCGCCCGGCGGGTGCCCCCGGCCCCGGCCGGGCCGGTGCTCGAACTCCCGGACGGCGAGCGCCTGGTGTGGCTCTCCCGGACCGCCAACCCGTGGCTGCGGGCGCTGGCGGCGCTCTGCGGCCTGGCCGCGGCGGCGGTCCTGCTGGGCGCCGGGACCGGCCTGCTCGCGGCGCGGCCGGGCTGGACGGTGTTCGGGGTGCTCGCCCTGACCGCGCTGACCGTCGGGGCCTGCTCCTCGGTGCGGGTGCGGGTCTCGACGGCCGGCCTGGAGGTGGCGCTGGGCCCGCTCGGCCTGCCCACCCGCCGCTGGCCGCTGGCCGAGCTGGAGTCGGCCCGGGTCGAGCGCCGGGGCGCGGCGCAGGTCGGCGGCTGGGGCTACCGGCTGAGCGGCCGCGGCACCACGGTGATGCTGCGGGCCGGCGAGTGCCTGGTGGTCCGGGTCCGGGCCACCGGCCACGACTTCGCGGTCAGCGTCGACGACGCCGAGCGCGGCGCCGCCCTGCTGAACGCGCTGCGCGCCCGGCAGTCCGCCTGA
- a CDS encoding GntR family transcriptional regulator: MLLRLDTKDTRPLHEQVAAAVRRAVAEGECRPGDRLPSARDLAQALDLNVNTVLRALRDLRDDGLLEFRRGRGVTVASGAEQRSGLLEQARALVAEAARAGYSRAELVEMIRGIP, from the coding sequence ATGCTGCTGAGACTGGACACCAAGGACACCCGGCCCCTGCACGAGCAGGTCGCCGCCGCCGTCCGCCGTGCCGTGGCCGAGGGCGAGTGCCGCCCGGGCGACCGGCTGCCCTCCGCGCGCGACCTCGCGCAGGCGCTCGACCTGAACGTCAACACCGTGCTGCGCGCCCTGCGCGACCTGCGCGACGACGGCCTGCTGGAGTTCCGCCGGGGCCGGGGCGTGACCGTCGCGAGCGGCGCGGAGCAGCGCTCCGGGCTGCTGGAGCAGGCCCGCGCGCTGGTCGCGGAGGCCGCCCGGGCTGGGTACAGCAGGGCCGAACTCGTCGAGATGATCAGGGGGATACCGTGA
- the sodN gene encoding superoxide dismutase, Ni, translating to MFSRLFAPRVTAHAHCDLPCGVYDPAQARIEAESVKATQEKYQANEDAEFRARAIVIKEERAELVKHHLSVLHTDYFKAPHFEAYPGLHDLFNRAGKAASAAKASTDPATGQALLDLIAEIDAIFWETKKA from the coding sequence ATGTTCTCTCGTCTGTTTGCTCCGCGAGTCACCGCCCACGCCCACTGCGACCTGCCGTGCGGCGTGTACGACCCGGCCCAGGCCCGCATCGAGGCCGAGTCGGTGAAGGCCACTCAGGAGAAGTACCAGGCCAACGAGGACGCCGAGTTCCGGGCTCGCGCCATCGTCATCAAGGAGGAGCGCGCCGAGCTGGTCAAGCACCACCTCTCGGTGCTGCACACCGACTACTTCAAGGCCCCGCACTTCGAGGCCTACCCGGGCCTGCACGACCTGTTCAACCGTGCCGGCAAGGCCGCCTCGGCCGCCAAGGCGTCCACCGACCCGGCCACCGGCCAGGCCCTGCTGGACCTGATCGCCGAGATCGACGCGATCTTCTGGGAGACCAAGAAGGCCTGA
- the sodX gene encoding nickel-type superoxide dismutase maturation protease, which translates to MRYGTPFGLVDVAGPSMRRLLSDGDRVLVRYGAPLRPGAIALFRHPLQHDLLVVKRAAERRPGGWWMLSDNPLVRTDSREYGAVPDELVLGRVLLRLAPRPAWLAPGRRLERALRGRALRGRVPRLAERLGVGVPFEDRL; encoded by the coding sequence GTGCGATATGGGACACCGTTCGGCCTCGTCGACGTCGCCGGCCCGTCGATGCGCCGGCTGCTCTCCGACGGCGACCGGGTGCTGGTGCGCTACGGCGCGCCGCTGCGGCCCGGGGCGATCGCGCTGTTCCGGCACCCGCTCCAGCACGACCTGCTGGTGGTCAAGCGGGCGGCGGAGCGCCGTCCGGGCGGGTGGTGGATGCTCTCCGACAACCCGCTGGTGCGCACCGACAGCCGCGAATACGGCGCGGTGCCGGACGAGTTGGTGCTCGGCCGGGTGCTGCTGCGGCTGGCCCCGCGGCCGGCCTGGCTGGCGCCGGGGCGGCGGCTGGAGCGGGCGCTGCGTGGGCGGGCGCTGCGCGGGCGGGTGCCGCGGCTGGCGGAACGGCTGGGCGTCGGCGTCCCGTTCGAGGACCGGCTCTGA
- a CDS encoding CGNR zinc finger domain-containing protein has product MELASYADFAVRLVNSEEPGRGTDDLTSVDAVRALFGAPSRAAALADESDLPRLRAVRTRLRGVFEAAADGEDVRAVDLLNSLMVEYPVSPLVSGHDDLDDTGRPHWHLHLADNAPTAAANYAAVACMGLAIHLTGLGVDRLGICQATPCRNAYLDTSTNRSRRYCSDRCATRANVAAYRARKRQEAQRAPAAQG; this is encoded by the coding sequence GTGGAGCTCGCCTCCTACGCCGACTTCGCCGTCCGGCTGGTCAACAGCGAGGAACCCGGCCGCGGCACCGACGACCTCACCTCGGTGGACGCCGTCCGGGCCCTGTTCGGCGCGCCGTCCCGGGCCGCCGCGCTGGCCGACGAGTCCGACCTGCCCCGGCTGCGCGCCGTGCGCACCCGGCTGCGCGGGGTGTTCGAGGCCGCCGCGGACGGCGAGGACGTCCGGGCGGTCGACCTGCTGAACAGCCTGATGGTGGAGTACCCCGTCAGCCCGCTGGTCTCCGGCCACGACGACCTGGACGACACCGGCCGCCCCCACTGGCACCTGCACCTGGCCGACAACGCGCCCACCGCCGCCGCCAACTACGCCGCCGTCGCCTGCATGGGCCTGGCCATCCACCTCACCGGCCTGGGCGTCGACCGGCTCGGCATCTGCCAGGCCACGCCCTGCCGCAACGCCTACCTGGACACCTCGACCAACCGCTCCCGCCGCTACTGCTCCGACCGGTGCGCCACCCGGGCCAACGTGGCCGCCTACCGGGCCCGCAAGCGCCAGGAGGCCCAGCGCGCGCCGGCCGCCCAGGGCTGA